From a region of the Gossypium raimondii isolate GPD5lz chromosome 10, ASM2569854v1, whole genome shotgun sequence genome:
- the LOC105775920 gene encoding uncharacterized protein LOC105775920: MDSYDFDSVKEEKAKAMKRYNWLQAPAKVFHFLELLIALLFLAWTFERLPFAVKISGDFVLKLCGVIASPLFVFLVCNVIIAILIAKSGIFSTVNNADPKLYEEITKNVEEDRSKLESQEEDEDRDKEIISEVKKCSRTREEMERPSESDSEVDNPGVYRRSKSEKLAVKKKEEKAKKELRRSASKKCRKNENIDDELLPEDELSNEEFQRTIEDFINKQLRFRREESLSIVLQRYA; encoded by the coding sequence ATGGATTCGTATGATTTCGATAGCGTGAAAGAAGAGAAAGCTAAGGCGATGAAGAGGTACAATTGGCTTCAAGCCCCAGCGAAGGTGTTCCATTTTTTGGAATTGCTTATAGCTTTGCTGTTTTTAGCATGGACATTCGAGCGCCTGCCGTTCGCCGTCAAAATCTCCGGCGACTTCGTTCTAAAACTCTGCGGTGTCATCGCGAGTCCGCTCTTTGTTTTCCTCGTCTGTAACGTCATCATCGCCATTCTCATTGCTAAGTCTGGCATCTTCTCCACCGTTAACAATGCAGATCCCAAACTCTACGAGGAAATTACCAAAAATGTTGAGGAGGATCGTTCCAAATTGGAGTCTCAAGAAGAAGATGAGGATCGTGATAAGGAAATCATCTCTGAAGTGAAGAAATGCTCTCGCACGAGGGAAGAAATGGAGCGGCCATCGGAGTCCGACTCCGAAGTGGATAATCCGGGAGTGTATAGAAGGAGTAAGTCGGAGAAGTTGGCGgtaaaaaagaaagaggagAAAGCGAAAAAGGAATTACGACGATCAGCGAGCAAGAAGTGccgaaaaaatgaaaacatcGATGATGAATTGCTTCCAGAAGACGAACTGAGTAACGAAGAGTTTCAACGAACAATCGAAGATTTCATCAATAAACAATTGAGGTTTCGCCGGGAAGAGTCCCTGTCCATTGTTCTCCAGAGGTATGCTTGA